A stretch of Alkaliphilus flagellatus DNA encodes these proteins:
- the smc gene encoding chromosome segregation protein SMC, translating to MHLKRLEIQGFKSFANKIEINFESGITGVVGPNGSGKSNISDSIRWVLGEQSAKTLRGSKMEDVIFSGTTSRKPLGMAEVSITLDNSSKALPIDYGEVTITRRVYRSGESEYYLNKSSCRLKDVRELLMDTGIGKDGYSIIGQGKIDEILSNKSEDRRQIFEEAAGIVKYKTRKDEAEKKLSSTKENLLRVLDILNELEGQLGPLEKQSTKAKKFKVLKEKLLKLEVNLFIKEIDKIDDELKHIYEQINVLKKSIEEQQGQKQFYTSNLEDLEKVISQYDMEISNKQDEYYNVQKMIEKIEGQINLKKEKSNNNDLNIERIKLEIKEIQDTQADVSKKLEEKLKEFKDVCIDLDDIKERLNNQNKEYNNLYNINSQKEKDLEDCKTFIIDTINEISDRKSESKSLKTLLDTMEERMEQVSLEYSGHKEQIVEKTKELSLLNNSLQELEKDNKSIGNDVIEKSNKKNSLIKKLNEVSSEVNELQNKGRNKETRKNIIEDMEKEHEGFNKSVKNILIACDKNKELGNGVFGAVADLIQVPKGYEVSIETALGPALQYIVSEDEKDGKRLIEYLKKYNLGRITVLPLTTVQERSITNDELNIIRNFKDAEIAFDVITFDEEFKNIFSSLLSRVLIVPNLDRGIEIAKLLKHKFKIVTLDGDVLNIGGSLTGGSISSKSNSILGRKRELEDLIIEIDIIKDKLNIKTEEYTKLDKEINVIADEIDLLNTNLQENRIKLATLYSNIEQCTKEKSQLENLYKHAENEIGQIENTKKETTSRYIALESEIKNLELEIESTKTKANENQQELVEKKQQLDSINSTLTEYKVQLATVEEQKKAFLQDIERLQQSIKNNEIALENKEDQLKENNKINVLCEDEISSLASELNKLSLKLRTYEDELKEHRSNKEKYQVKEVEVKRLLKQVESVLLELQESIHKLDVKRTRLEMQQQSFYTRLWDEYELTYNEALDVKEEISDISNTSKEIKILKDQIKGLGTVNIDSIDEYEKVKERYDFLKGQQEDLSQAQQSLVKVISDMEQTMQKQFIDQFKIIKENFNNVFVKLFGGGKADLILENEEDVLECGIDIIAQPPGKKLQTLSLLSGGERALTAISLLFAILLVKPSPFCILDEIEAALDDANVYRYAQFLEELSEDTQFIVVTHRKGTMESADALYGVTMQDSGISSLVSVKLSDNKKDEIAS from the coding sequence TTGCATCTTAAAAGATTAGAAATTCAGGGATTTAAATCCTTTGCTAATAAAATAGAAATTAACTTTGAGTCTGGCATAACTGGTGTTGTTGGACCTAATGGTAGTGGCAAAAGTAATATTTCAGATTCTATACGTTGGGTACTTGGAGAACAAAGTGCTAAAACCCTTAGGGGAAGTAAGATGGAGGATGTTATTTTCTCTGGAACTACTAGTCGTAAGCCCTTAGGTATGGCAGAGGTATCCATTACACTGGACAATAGTTCTAAAGCCTTACCGATTGATTATGGTGAGGTAACAATTACGAGGAGAGTCTATAGATCAGGAGAAAGTGAATATTATTTAAATAAGTCTTCCTGTCGTCTTAAGGATGTACGGGAGTTGTTAATGGATACTGGAATTGGAAAAGATGGATATTCTATAATTGGACAAGGTAAGATTGATGAAATACTGAGTAATAAATCAGAAGATAGAAGGCAAATTTTTGAAGAGGCAGCTGGTATAGTTAAGTATAAAACTAGAAAAGATGAAGCTGAAAAAAAATTATCTTCTACAAAGGAAAATTTACTAAGAGTTTTAGATATACTAAATGAACTAGAAGGCCAGTTAGGTCCTTTAGAGAAGCAGAGCACTAAAGCAAAAAAGTTTAAGGTATTAAAAGAAAAACTATTAAAATTGGAAGTGAATCTTTTTATTAAGGAAATAGACAAAATAGATGATGAACTAAAACATATATACGAACAGATAAATGTACTAAAAAAATCTATTGAAGAACAACAGGGACAAAAACAGTTTTATACTTCTAACTTGGAAGATTTAGAAAAGGTAATCAGCCAGTATGATATGGAAATATCTAATAAGCAAGATGAATACTATAATGTCCAAAAAATGATTGAAAAAATAGAAGGGCAGATCAATTTAAAAAAAGAAAAATCTAACAATAATGATTTAAACATAGAAAGAATTAAATTAGAAATAAAGGAGATTCAAGATACTCAAGCTGATGTTTCTAAAAAACTTGAAGAGAAACTAAAAGAGTTTAAAGATGTATGTATCGATTTAGATGATATTAAAGAGCGCCTTAATAATCAAAATAAAGAATATAATAATTTATATAATATCAATTCTCAAAAAGAAAAGGATTTAGAGGATTGTAAAACCTTTATTATAGATACCATTAACGAAATATCTGATCGAAAAAGTGAATCTAAAAGCTTAAAAACTTTGTTAGACACAATGGAAGAACGGATGGAACAAGTAAGCTTGGAGTATAGTGGGCATAAAGAGCAAATTGTAGAAAAAACCAAAGAGCTTAGCCTTCTTAATAATAGTTTACAGGAACTAGAAAAGGATAATAAAAGTATTGGAAATGATGTTATAGAAAAGAGTAATAAGAAAAATAGTTTAATAAAAAAGTTAAATGAAGTTTCAAGTGAGGTTAATGAACTTCAAAACAAAGGCAGGAATAAAGAAACTAGAAAAAATATTATAGAAGATATGGAAAAAGAACATGAGGGTTTTAATAAAAGTGTAAAAAACATCCTAATTGCCTGTGATAAAAACAAGGAACTAGGAAATGGTGTATTTGGCGCAGTAGCAGATCTAATTCAAGTACCAAAAGGATACGAGGTATCAATAGAGACTGCTTTAGGGCCAGCTCTTCAGTATATCGTAAGTGAAGATGAGAAGGATGGAAAGCGATTAATTGAATACTTAAAAAAATATAACTTAGGTAGAATTACGGTTTTACCATTAACAACTGTACAAGAACGATCTATTACTAATGATGAACTAAATATTATTAGAAACTTTAAGGATGCTGAAATAGCTTTTGATGTAATTACATTTGATGAAGAGTTTAAAAACATTTTTTCTAGCCTATTATCAAGGGTGTTAATTGTTCCGAACTTAGATAGAGGAATAGAAATTGCAAAGCTACTTAAACATAAATTTAAAATAGTAACTTTAGATGGAGATGTGTTAAATATTGGAGGTTCTTTAACTGGTGGAAGCATTTCTAGTAAAAGTAATAGTATTTTGGGGAGAAAAAGAGAATTAGAGGATTTAATCATAGAAATAGATATTATTAAAGATAAATTAAATATAAAGACAGAAGAGTATACTAAACTGGACAAAGAAATAAATGTTATCGCAGATGAAATAGATTTATTAAACACAAATTTACAAGAAAACCGAATTAAACTTGCTACTTTGTATAGTAATATAGAACAATGTACCAAAGAGAAAAGTCAATTAGAAAATCTATATAAGCACGCTGAAAATGAAATTGGGCAAATAGAAAATACGAAGAAAGAAACTACAAGCAGATATATAGCACTTGAAAGCGAAATAAAGAATTTAGAACTGGAAATTGAAAGTACTAAAACTAAAGCAAATGAAAATCAACAGGAATTAGTAGAAAAAAAACAACAATTAGACAGTATAAATAGTACACTTACTGAGTATAAGGTACAACTGGCGACTGTAGAGGAGCAAAAGAAGGCCTTTTTACAAGATATCGAACGGTTACAGCAATCTATTAAGAATAATGAAATAGCTTTAGAAAATAAAGAAGATCAATTAAAAGAAAATAACAAAATAAATGTACTTTGTGAAGACGAGATTAGTAGCCTAGCTAGTGAGTTAAATAAATTGTCATTGAAATTAAGAACATATGAAGATGAATTAAAAGAACATAGATCAAATAAAGAAAAATATCAGGTTAAAGAGGTAGAAGTTAAAAGGTTATTAAAACAAGTAGAATCAGTTTTATTAGAATTACAGGAGAGTATCCATAAGCTAGATGTTAAGAGAACTAGGTTAGAGATGCAACAACAGAGTTTTTATACCAGACTGTGGGATGAATATGAATTAACCTATAACGAAGCTTTAGATGTTAAAGAAGAAATTTCAGATATCAGTAATACAAGTAAAGAAATAAAGATATTAAAGGATCAAATAAAGGGTCTTGGCACCGTAAATATAGATTCTATAGATGAATATGAAAAGGTGAAGGAAAGATATGATTTTCTAAAGGGGCAGCAGGAAGATCTTAGTCAGGCACAGCAATCATTAGTTAAAGTAATTAGTGATATGGAACAAACTATGCAGAAACAATTTATAGATCAGTTTAAGATTATTAAGGAGAACTTTAATAATGTTTTTGTTAAGCTATTTGGTGGAGGCAAGGCTGATCTTATCCTGGAGAATGAGGAAGATGTATTAGAATGCGGTATTGATATAATAGCTCAGCCTCCGGGAAAAAAACTGCAAACATTATCTCTTTTATCCGGTGGAGAGAGGGCCTTAACAGCAATATCCTTATTATTTGCAATCTTATTAGTAAAGCCAAGCCCATTCTGTATATTAGATGAGATAGAAGCGGCGCTGGACGATGCTAACGTTTATAGATACGCACAATTTTTAGAAGAACTGTCTGAAGATACTCAGTTTATCGTTGTTACTCATAGAAAGGGAACAATGGAAAGTGCAGATGCACTATATGGAGTAACCATGCAGGATAGTGGTATATCAAGCTTAGTTTCAGTGAAACTCTCAGATAATAAAAAAGATGAAATAGCAAGTTAG
- the ftsY gene encoding signal recognition particle-docking protein FtsY, which translates to MFKKFIDKLTGKDKKKEYLTKVEENNEVNEDKKSDEQIEDYFNKEEAFQETIEENMDDKTKLEEVEKTEETNGLQEEVQEKTDILQLEDIEIEIEDKIELKEVQEVEEEVEDETGKVEEEIEEEIEEEIEEEIAEVEEEIKEVKETKSKFNLFKRLKEGLSKTKSGITDRVDNLLKSYKKIDEDLFEELEEILITSDMGVQTTMEIVDDLRDRVRKEKVSDPIQVKELLMEKLTEILEDLPGSEIKIEPSPAIILVVGVNGVGKTTSIGKMAHRFKSEGKKVLLAAGDTFRAAAIDQLKIWGDRVGVDVIRHQEEADPAAVIYDAIQAAKARNIDVLICDTAGRLHNKKNLMNELGKIFKVVDREYDGASKEILLVLDATTGQNAVQQAKTFKEVAQITGLVLTKLDGTAKGGVVVGISRELNVPVKLIGVGEKMEDLQEFNPQTFVKAIFGEEE; encoded by the coding sequence ATGTTTAAAAAGTTTATTGATAAGCTTACAGGAAAAGATAAGAAAAAAGAATATTTGACTAAAGTAGAAGAAAATAATGAGGTTAATGAAGATAAAAAAAGTGATGAACAAATTGAAGATTATTTTAATAAGGAAGAAGCATTTCAGGAAACAATTGAAGAGAACATGGATGACAAAACTAAGCTAGAGGAGGTTGAAAAAACAGAAGAAACAAATGGGCTTCAAGAAGAAGTGCAGGAAAAAACTGACATACTTCAGTTAGAAGATATAGAGATCGAAATAGAAGATAAAATAGAGTTAAAGGAAGTACAAGAAGTAGAAGAAGAAGTAGAAGATGAAACTGGAAAAGTTGAAGAAGAAATAGAAGAAGAAATAGAAGAGGAAATAGAAGAGGAAATTGCAGAAGTTGAAGAAGAGATAAAAGAAGTAAAGGAAACAAAATCTAAATTTAATTTATTCAAAAGATTAAAAGAAGGGCTTTCTAAAACAAAAAGTGGTATTACGGATAGGGTGGATAATTTACTTAAATCCTATAAAAAAATAGATGAAGATTTATTTGAAGAACTTGAGGAAATTCTAATTACTTCTGATATGGGTGTTCAAACAACTATGGAAATAGTAGATGATCTAAGAGATAGAGTTAGGAAGGAAAAAGTTTCTGATCCTATTCAAGTAAAAGAGCTACTTATGGAAAAATTAACAGAAATATTAGAAGATCTACCAGGCTCCGAAATTAAAATTGAACCGTCACCTGCAATTATACTTGTAGTAGGAGTAAATGGAGTTGGTAAAACAACTTCCATTGGAAAGATGGCTCATCGTTTTAAAAGTGAAGGTAAAAAAGTGTTGTTGGCTGCTGGTGATACATTTAGGGCTGCTGCTATTGATCAATTAAAAATTTGGGGAGATAGGGTTGGAGTCGATGTAATAAGACACCAAGAAGAGGCAGATCCTGCTGCTGTTATATATGATGCTATTCAGGCGGCGAAGGCGCGAAACATTGATGTTCTTATATGCGATACTGCTGGTAGACTTCATAATAAAAAGAATTTAATGAATGAGTTAGGTAAAATATTTAAGGTTGTGGATAGGGAGTATGATGGTGCCTCAAAGGAAATATTACTGGTGCTAGATGCTACTACAGGTCAAAATGCTGTGCAACAAGCAAAAACTTTTAAAGAAGTAGCCCAAATTACTGGTCTTGTATTAACAAAGCTAGATGGAACTGCAAAGGGAGGGGTGGTTGTAGGTATAAGTAGAGAATTAAATGTTCCTGTTAAATTAATAGGTGTTGGGGAAAAAATGGAAGACTTGCAAGAATTTAACCCTCAAACTTTTGTTAAGGCAATATTTGGAGAAGAAGAATAA
- the ylxM gene encoding YlxM family DNA-binding protein: MLQKTVEISVLYDFYNQMLTEKQRDIVDLYYNQDLSLGEIADEFNISRQAVYDMLKRTERLLYQYEEKLGFIKLLQTKNEKILTILDKVIDLENGLELSSSSEQLQKQINEIKYELDSFLNN; this comes from the coding sequence ATGTTACAAAAAACAGTTGAAATTTCGGTTTTGTATGATTTTTACAATCAAATGTTGACTGAAAAGCAAAGGGATATAGTAGATCTTTATTATAATCAAGATCTGTCTCTGGGTGAAATAGCTGATGAATTTAATATATCTAGACAAGCTGTTTATGATATGTTAAAAAGAACAGAAAGACTCTTATATCAGTACGAAGAAAAACTTGGTTTTATAAAATTATTGCAGACTAAAAATGAAAAAATCTTAACAATATTAGATAAAGTAATTGATTTAGAAAATGGACTAGAACTAAGTTCTTCTTCAGAACAATTACAAAAACAAATTAATGAAATTAAGTATGAATTAGATAGTTTTCTAAATAATTAA
- the ffh gene encoding signal recognition particle protein, with translation MVFEGLAEKLQDTFKRLKGKGKLTEKDVTEAMREVRLALLEADVNFKVVKEFVNKVKERSIGSEVLESLTPAQQVIKIVNDELTDLMGKAQSKINFSSKPPTIIMLVGLQGAGKTTTTGKLAGMLKKQGKRPLLIAGDVYRPAAIKQLQVVGEKVGVPVFTMGDKQSPVDIAKAGIDHGINHGNDVVLIDTAGRLHIDEDLMGELQDIRSTVKPHEILLVVDSMTGQDAVNVAEHFNEKLGIDGVILTKLDGDTRGGAALSVRAVTNKPIKFAGLGEKLDDLEPFHPDRMASRILGMGDMLSLIEKAQENFDAKKAKELENKIKNQQFTFDDFLDQLQQVQQMGSIGQLLEMIPGMGGKQLKNLDVDEKELVYVKAIIQSMTKDERQNPSIINGSRRKRIAIGSGTSVQQVNKLLKQFDQTRKMMKQFTDMGKSAKKGGKFKMPFFGK, from the coding sequence ATGGTTTTTGAAGGTTTAGCAGAAAAGCTTCAAGATACATTTAAAAGATTAAAGGGTAAAGGTAAACTAACAGAAAAAGATGTAACAGAAGCTATGAGAGAAGTGAGACTTGCACTTTTAGAGGCGGATGTTAACTTTAAGGTTGTTAAAGAATTTGTAAACAAGGTTAAGGAAAGATCTATTGGATCTGAGGTACTAGAGAGCTTAACTCCAGCTCAACAGGTTATTAAAATAGTAAATGATGAATTAACTGATTTGATGGGGAAAGCTCAAAGTAAGATTAACTTTTCATCTAAGCCACCTACAATTATTATGCTTGTAGGTTTACAAGGTGCAGGTAAAACAACTACTACAGGTAAGTTAGCTGGTATGCTAAAAAAACAAGGAAAGAGACCTCTCTTAATAGCCGGTGACGTATATAGACCAGCTGCTATTAAACAGCTACAAGTTGTAGGAGAGAAGGTAGGAGTTCCTGTTTTTACAATGGGAGACAAACAAAGTCCTGTAGATATTGCTAAAGCTGGTATAGACCATGGTATTAATCATGGTAATGATGTTGTTTTAATAGATACTGCAGGTAGGCTTCATATTGATGAAGATCTTATGGGAGAGCTCCAAGATATAAGATCTACGGTGAAACCTCATGAAATTCTTTTAGTAGTAGACTCTATGACTGGACAAGATGCAGTAAATGTAGCGGAACATTTTAATGAAAAACTGGGTATCGATGGAGTTATTTTAACAAAGTTAGATGGAGATACCCGTGGTGGTGCTGCATTATCTGTTAGAGCTGTTACTAATAAGCCAATTAAGTTTGCTGGACTTGGAGAAAAACTTGATGATTTAGAACCATTTCACCCAGATAGAATGGCCTCAAGAATTTTAGGAATGGGTGATATGCTTAGTCTTATAGAAAAGGCACAGGAAAATTTTGATGCTAAAAAGGCTAAAGAACTTGAAAACAAAATTAAGAATCAGCAGTTTACTTTTGATGACTTTCTTGATCAGTTGCAGCAAGTACAACAGATGGGATCTATAGGTCAGCTCTTAGAAATGATTCCTGGTATGGGTGGTAAGCAACTCAAAAATTTAGATGTAGATGAGAAAGAGCTAGTATATGTTAAAGCAATTATTCAGTCTATGACTAAAGACGAAAGACAAAACCCAAGCATTATTAATGGAAGTAGAAGAAAGAGAATTGCAATAGGTAGTGGAACTTCTGTTCAGCAAGTAAACAAACTACTTAAACAATTTGACCAAACTAGAAAAATGATGAAACAGTTTACTGATATGGGTAAATCAGCGAAAAAAGGTGGAAAGTTTAAGATGCCTTTCTTCGGTAAATAA
- the rpsP gene encoding 30S ribosomal protein S16, which yields MAVKIRLKRMGAHKKPFYRIVVADARSPRDGRFIEEIGYYNPVSEPKEIKINNEKAEKWLKNGAQPTDTVKDLFKKNGIIE from the coding sequence ATGGCAGTTAAAATTAGATTAAAAAGAATGGGTGCACACAAAAAACCTTTCTATAGAATAGTTGTTGCTGATGCAAGATCTCCAAGAGATGGAAGATTTATTGAGGAAATCGGATATTACAATCCAGTTTCTGAACCTAAAGAAATCAAAATCAACAATGAAAAAGCAGAAAAATGGTTAAAAAATGGTGCGCAACCAACAGACACAGTAAAAGACTTATTTAAAAAGAATGGCATCATTGAGTAA
- a CDS encoding KH domain-containing protein → MGHLVEVIAKGLVDNPDQVTVTEVEGNQSIIIELKVAPEDMGKVIGKQGRIAKAIRTVVKAAATKQNKRVIVEIIQ, encoded by the coding sequence ATGGGTCATTTAGTAGAAGTTATTGCTAAAGGATTAGTAGATAATCCTGACCAAGTGACTGTTACTGAAGTAGAAGGAAATCAATCTATTATTATAGAACTTAAAGTTGCCCCAGAGGATATGGGGAAGGTAATTGGTAAGCAAGGAAGAATTGCTAAGGCAATTAGAACGGTTGTTAAAGCTGCTGCCACAAAACAAAATAAAAGGGTAATTGTTGAAATTATTCAGTAA
- the rimM gene encoding ribosome maturation factor RimM (Essential for efficient processing of 16S rRNA), whose protein sequence is MKNMLRVGKITNTHGIRGDVKVLPLTDYMERFEELEWIYIDGYREKFYIENIKYKPTLVILSFKGYEDINLVEKFKDKYLLIDETQRRDLPEDTYYIADIIGLDVYTVKDEYIGKVKDIIQTGSSEVYIIKSTDNKEIMIPAVKEFIPEISLDKRKIVIDPIEGMIE, encoded by the coding sequence ATGAAAAACATGCTACGAGTAGGCAAAATAACTAATACTCATGGTATAAGAGGAGATGTGAAGGTACTTCCTCTTACGGATTATATGGAGCGTTTTGAGGAGCTTGAATGGATTTATATAGATGGTTATAGAGAAAAGTTTTATATAGAAAATATAAAATATAAGCCAACTCTTGTTATTCTATCATTTAAAGGATATGAAGATATAAATTTAGTTGAAAAATTTAAGGATAAATATCTACTTATCGATGAAACACAACGAAGAGATTTGCCAGAGGATACTTATTATATTGCAGATATTATTGGACTTGATGTATATACAGTAAAAGATGAATATATTGGCAAGGTAAAGGATATAATCCAAACAGGTTCTAGTGAGGTTTATATTATAAAAAGTACAGATAATAAGGAAATTATGATACCGGCAGTTAAGGAGTTTATACCTGAAATCTCTTTAGACAAGAGAAAAATAGTTATTGATCCTATTGAAGGAATGATAGAATGA
- the trmD gene encoding tRNA (guanosine(37)-N1)-methyltransferase TrmD, whose amino-acid sequence MIIKVMTLFPEMFVGPLGNSIIQRAKENGIVDIAYINMRDYADNKHKKVDDYPYGGGPGMVMTPQPIFDCYNDIVNTLVTEENQRPRVIYLSPKGKTFDQQMAIELSKEKSIVMICGHYEGIDQRVIDEIVTDEISIGDYVLTGGEIPAMVIIDAIARLVPGVLSQDQSFEEESFYSGLLEYPQYTRPKDFRGLIVPDILTSGDHKKIEEWRRRKSLKLTFERRPDLLKGVELSKKDKVFLESIKEEK is encoded by the coding sequence ATGATTATAAAGGTTATGACTTTGTTTCCAGAGATGTTTGTAGGTCCCTTGGGAAATAGCATTATTCAACGAGCAAAGGAAAATGGAATTGTTGATATTGCGTATATTAATATGCGTGATTATGCTGATAATAAGCATAAAAAGGTAGACGATTATCCATATGGAGGAGGCCCTGGTATGGTTATGACTCCACAGCCGATTTTTGATTGCTATAATGATATAGTGAACACATTAGTCACAGAAGAAAACCAAAGACCAAGGGTTATTTATCTGTCTCCAAAAGGTAAAACATTTGATCAACAGATGGCAATTGAACTTTCTAAGGAAAAGAGTATAGTAATGATTTGTGGTCATTATGAAGGAATTGATCAAAGAGTAATAGATGAAATTGTAACTGATGAAATTTCTATAGGAGATTATGTATTAACAGGAGGCGAAATACCAGCTATGGTTATTATAGATGCTATAGCTAGATTAGTTCCTGGTGTATTATCTCAAGATCAATCTTTTGAAGAAGAAAGTTTCTATTCTGGATTGTTGGAATATCCACAGTATACTAGGCCAAAAGATTTTAGAGGACTCATTGTCCCAGATATACTTACTTCTGGAGATCATAAAAAGATAGAAGAGTGGAGAAGAAGAAAGTCTTTAAAGTTAACTTTTGAAAGACGACCAGACTTGCTAAAGGGTGTAGAACTTAGTAAAAAAGATAAGGTTTTTTTGGAGAGCATTAAAGAAGAAAAATAA
- the rplS gene encoding 50S ribosomal protein L19 — MDILKTLTNEQLKKDVADFNTGDTVKVHVKIKEGNRERIQIFEGIVIKRQGGGIAETFTVRRIASGVGVERTFPVHSPRVEKVEVTRRGQVRRAKLYYLRDRVGKAAFKIKEKKKY; from the coding sequence ATGGATATTTTAAAAACACTTACAAACGAACAATTAAAGAAAGATGTTGCTGATTTTAATACTGGGGATACTGTTAAAGTACACGTTAAAATTAAAGAAGGTAACAGAGAGAGAATTCAGATATTTGAAGGTATCGTAATTAAAAGACAAGGCGGTGGAATTGCCGAAACTTTTACAGTTAGAAGAATAGCTTCTGGTGTGGGAGTTGAGAGAACATTCCCTGTACACTCTCCTAGAGTTGAAAAAGTTGAAGTAACAAGAAGAGGTCAAGTTAGAAGAGCTAAACTTTACTATCTACGTGATAGAGTTGGTAAAGCGGCGTTTAAGATCAAAGAAAAGAAGAAATATTAA
- the ylqF gene encoding ribosome biogenesis GTPase YlqF gives MNINWYPGHMKKTRELIKEQLKLVDVVYELLDARIPLSSKNPDIDGIIGDKPKVIILNKIDLADPQITSRWVNYFKEKGMTVIPVNTITGEGIRQVIEESQKAIKEKMDALIKKGRKARPARIMIAGIPNVGKSSLINKLAGRKSTQTGDRPGVTKGKQWIRLKGDMELLDTPGILWPKFEDPIVAQNLAFSGAIKDEIMDTETLAYKLLEILWNDHKEKVIERYKINEEYNSTIDIMDHISRNRGCILKGDEIDYSRISNIILDEFRSGKIGRISLERP, from the coding sequence ATGAATATTAACTGGTATCCAGGGCATATGAAAAAAACTAGAGAGCTAATAAAGGAACAGTTAAAGCTTGTAGATGTGGTCTATGAGTTGCTTGATGCTCGTATACCACTGAGTAGTAAGAATCCTGATATCGATGGAATTATAGGTGACAAACCTAAGGTTATTATACTTAATAAGATTGACCTAGCAGATCCACAAATTACATCTAGATGGGTAAACTACTTTAAAGAAAAAGGTATGACGGTAATACCGGTTAATACTATAACTGGTGAAGGTATAAGGCAAGTAATAGAAGAAAGTCAAAAGGCAATAAAGGAAAAAATGGATGCACTAATCAAGAAAGGTAGAAAGGCGAGACCAGCTAGAATAATGATTGCTGGGATACCAAATGTAGGAAAATCATCATTGATTAATAAGTTGGCGGGAAGAAAGAGCACACAAACCGGTGATAGACCAGGAGTAACTAAAGGAAAGCAATGGATTAGATTAAAAGGTGATATGGAACTATTGGATACACCAGGTATATTGTGGCCAAAGTTTGAAGATCCTATTGTTGCTCAAAATTTAGCGTTTTCTGGGGCTATTAAAGATGAAATAATGGATACTGAAACATTAGCCTACAAATTATTAGAAATTTTATGGAATGATCATAAAGAAAAAGTAATTGAAAGATATAAGATTAACGAAGAATATAATTCGACTATAGATATAATGGACCATATTTCAAGAAATAGAGGTTGTATTTTAAAAGGTGACGAAATTGACTATTCAAGAATATCTAACATTATATTAGATGAGTTTAGGTCTGGAAAAATCGGGCGTATTTCATTAGAACGCCCATAA
- a CDS encoding ribonuclease HII, with translation MPTLDIESTIWNTGHNYIACCDEVGRGCLFGSVLAAAVIMPKGLIIDGVKDSKKLSPKKREQLYEIIKEKSIAIGVGTVSAEIIDKINIKNATRLAMKKAILSIKDKCENSITPDYILIDAEKIDLPIPQMAIVKGDDISHGIAASSIVAKVLRDRLCQRWHMEYPNYNIKQNKGYGTKAHREALKQYGISPMHRISFLSKIL, from the coding sequence ATGCCAACATTAGATATTGAAAGCACAATATGGAATACGGGACATAATTATATAGCCTGTTGTGATGAGGTAGGCAGGGGATGTTTATTTGGTTCTGTTCTAGCTGCAGCAGTGATTATGCCAAAAGGTTTAATTATAGATGGTGTTAAAGATTCTAAAAAGTTATCTCCTAAAAAACGAGAACAGTTGTATGAAATTATTAAAGAGAAATCTATAGCTATAGGAGTAGGAACAGTTTCTGCGGAGATTATAGATAAGATTAATATAAAGAATGCTACTAGATTAGCTATGAAAAAAGCAATTTTGTCTATTAAAGATAAATGTGAAAATAGTATTACTCCAGACTACATATTAATTGATGCAGAGAAAATTGATTTACCTATTCCTCAAATGGCTATTGTTAAAGGCGATGATATTAGTCACGGTATAGCTGCCTCTTCTATAGTAGCTAAGGTACTAAGGGATCGACTTTGTCAAAGATGGCATATGGAGTATCCTAACTATAATATTAAACAAAATAAAGGCTATGGGACTAAGGCTCATAGAGAAGCATTAAAGCAGTATGGCATAAGTCCGATGCATAGAATATCATTTTTGAGTAAGATATTATAG
- a CDS encoding YraN family protein, whose translation MKIKLGLIGEQLAVNYIGDNGYYILDRNYRTRLGELDIIAKKDNIIVFIEVKTRTSNTYGMPSEAVNYRKQKTIQRLSQQYILHRKLNNTCCHYRFDVIEVKIIGKKYKIDHIENAF comes from the coding sequence ATGAAAATAAAATTAGGTTTGATAGGGGAACAATTGGCTGTAAATTATATTGGAGATAACGGCTATTATATTCTGGATCGGAATTATCGTACTAGGCTTGGAGAGTTAGATATAATTGCTAAAAAAGATAATATTATTGTATTTATAGAAGTAAAAACTAGAACTTCAAATACATATGGAATGCCCTCAGAAGCTGTTAATTACAGAAAACAGAAAACAATACAAAGACTATCTCAGCAGTATATACTGCATAGAAAGCTGAATAATACTTGTTGTCACTATAGATTTGATGTAATAGAAGTAAAGATAATAGGCAAAAAATACAAAATAGACCATATTGAAAATGCATTTTAA